From the genome of Bordetella sp. H567, one region includes:
- a CDS encoding ABC transporter permease encodes MALFILRRLIQSLFVLLAVSVVVFFAVYAVGDPIELLVSPEASLADRQQMIARLGLDLPVWQQYASFVWRALHGDLGTSFVQGVPAISLILQRLPATFELVVAAILLTCLLGIPLGLLAGLRRDTPLGRGILATSVLGFSLPAFWLGMMLILMFAVWLGWLPASGRGETVSVFGIPFSFLTRDGLSHMVMPALNLALANVALVLRMTASGVAEAESQEYVKFARAKGIRPGRIVGRHILRNILIPVVTVVGMEFGQLIAYSTITETVFAWPGMGKLLIDSVYQLDRPVVVAYVMFVTFLFVLINLIVDILYAVLDPRVQLTAPAH; translated from the coding sequence GTGGCATTGTTCATCCTGCGCCGGCTCATACAGAGCCTGTTCGTGCTTCTTGCCGTATCCGTCGTCGTTTTTTTCGCGGTCTATGCCGTCGGCGACCCCATCGAACTCCTGGTCAGTCCCGAAGCCAGTCTGGCCGACCGCCAGCAGATGATCGCCCGGCTGGGGCTGGACCTGCCCGTGTGGCAGCAATACGCCAGCTTCGTCTGGCGGGCGCTGCATGGCGACCTGGGCACTTCCTTCGTGCAGGGCGTGCCGGCGATTTCGCTGATCCTGCAGCGCCTGCCCGCCACCTTCGAACTGGTGGTGGCTGCCATCCTGCTGACCTGCCTGCTGGGCATTCCGCTGGGCCTGCTGGCCGGCCTGCGCCGCGACACGCCGCTGGGCCGCGGCATCCTGGCCACGTCCGTGCTGGGTTTTTCGCTGCCCGCCTTCTGGCTAGGCATGATGCTGATCTTGATGTTCGCCGTCTGGCTGGGATGGCTGCCCGCGTCCGGCCGCGGCGAAACCGTCAGCGTATTCGGCATTCCGTTTTCCTTCCTGACGCGCGACGGCTTGTCCCATATGGTGATGCCGGCGCTGAACCTGGCGCTGGCCAACGTGGCGCTGGTACTGCGCATGACGGCATCGGGCGTGGCCGAAGCCGAAAGCCAGGAATACGTGAAGTTCGCCCGCGCCAAGGGCATCCGCCCCGGCCGCATCGTCGGCCGCCACATCCTGCGCAATATCCTGATCCCCGTGGTCACCGTCGTGGGCATGGAGTTCGGCCAATTGATCGCCTATTCGACCATCACCGAGACCGTCTTCGCCTGGCCCGGCATGGGCAAGCTGCTGATCGACAGCGTCTACCAGCTGGACCGGCCGGTGGTGGTGGCCTATGTCATGTTCGTGACCTTCCTGTTCGTCTTGATCAATCTGATCGTGGACATCCTGTATGCGGTGCTCGACCCGCGCGTGCAGCTGACCGCGCCGGCGCATTGA
- a CDS encoding ABC transporter permease — MPDSVPSGRTRTVPPLAETPRRAAILRKLHGRPTTRGTLIVLAILALIILIAPFFAPQNPYDLSNLSIMDGRLPPRSASMDGHVYWMGTDDQGRDMLSAILYGIRISLIVGLSAVAIATAIGSAVGLLAAYAGGRVDGMLMRLVDFVLGFPSILVALVLLAVLGRGVDKVILALVLVQWAHYARIMRGRALQERRKEYVEAAMNLGFPAWRIMLVHLLPNCVGPILVYATVQIAHAIALEATLSFLGVGVPITEPSLGLLIANGFQYLLSGDYWISLFPGLALLFLILTINILGDRLRESLDPRR, encoded by the coding sequence ATGCCCGATTCCGTACCCTCCGGCCGCACGCGGACCGTACCTCCCCTGGCCGAAACGCCAAGGCGAGCCGCCATACTGCGCAAGCTGCACGGCCGGCCCACCACGCGCGGCACGCTCATCGTGCTCGCCATACTGGCGCTGATCATCCTGATCGCGCCCTTCTTCGCGCCGCAGAATCCGTACGACCTGTCCAACCTGAGCATCATGGACGGCCGCCTGCCGCCGCGTTCCGCCTCGATGGACGGACACGTGTACTGGATGGGTACGGACGACCAGGGGCGAGACATGCTCAGCGCCATCCTGTACGGCATACGCATCAGCCTGATCGTGGGCCTGTCGGCCGTGGCCATCGCCACGGCCATCGGCAGCGCTGTCGGCCTGCTGGCCGCCTACGCGGGCGGCCGCGTGGACGGGATGCTGATGCGCCTGGTCGACTTCGTGCTGGGCTTCCCGTCCATCCTGGTCGCCCTGGTCCTGCTGGCCGTGCTGGGACGCGGCGTCGACAAGGTCATCCTGGCGCTGGTGCTGGTGCAATGGGCGCACTATGCGCGCATCATGCGCGGCCGCGCGCTGCAGGAGCGGCGCAAGGAATATGTCGAGGCGGCCATGAACCTGGGCTTTCCGGCCTGGCGGATCATGCTGGTGCACCTGCTGCCCAATTGCGTCGGTCCCATCCTGGTCTATGCCACGGTGCAGATCGCGCATGCCATCGCGCTGGAAGCCACGCTGTCCTTCCTGGGCGTCGGCGTACCCATTACCGAGCCGTCGCTGGGCCTGCTGATCGCCAACGGCTTCCAATACCTGCTGTCCGGCGATTACTGGATCAGCCTGTTCCCCGGCCTGGCCCTGCTGTTTCTTATCCTGACCATCAATATCCTGGGCGATCGCCTTCGGGAAAGCCTGGATCCCCGACGATGA
- a CDS encoding ABC transporter ATP-binding protein has product MSDLLLDVRGLRTAFHTSAGAWPAVDGVDLTLRRGEILGLVGESGSGKSVTGFSLMGLIDPPGEVVAGEVRFKGEDLRKRNEESMRQLRGNRIAMIFQDPLMTLNPVLRIGEQMAETILTHENVGRADAMARCAQALAMVGIPSPEARLRSFPHEFSGGMRQRVAIAIALLNNPDLIIADEPTTALDVTIQGQILYRMQEICRTRQTALIWITHDLGVVAELADRIAVMYAGRIVETGPVDEVLDAPRHPYTQGLLRSMPGTAQPGARLRQIDGMAPSLAARPSGCPFRPRCGNAITRCTEQFPGPTREGARTFHCYAPVGRAGGSA; this is encoded by the coding sequence ATGAGCGATCTTCTACTGGACGTGCGCGGCCTGCGCACTGCGTTTCATACTTCCGCCGGCGCATGGCCGGCCGTCGACGGCGTGGACCTGACCCTGCGCCGCGGCGAAATCCTGGGCCTGGTGGGCGAATCCGGTTCGGGTAAATCCGTGACCGGCTTCTCGCTGATGGGACTGATCGATCCGCCCGGCGAAGTCGTCGCGGGCGAAGTCCGCTTCAAGGGCGAAGACCTGCGCAAGCGCAACGAAGAAAGCATGCGGCAGCTGCGCGGCAACCGCATCGCCATGATCTTCCAGGATCCGCTGATGACGCTCAATCCCGTGCTGCGCATCGGCGAGCAGATGGCCGAAACCATACTGACGCACGAAAACGTCGGCCGCGCCGACGCGATGGCGCGTTGTGCGCAAGCCCTGGCCATGGTGGGCATTCCATCGCCGGAGGCCCGCCTGCGCAGCTTTCCGCACGAGTTCTCCGGCGGCATGCGCCAGCGCGTGGCCATCGCGATCGCACTGCTGAACAACCCCGACCTGATCATCGCGGACGAGCCCACCACCGCGCTGGACGTCACGATCCAGGGCCAGATTCTTTATCGCATGCAGGAAATCTGCCGCACGCGCCAGACGGCGCTGATCTGGATCACGCACGACCTGGGCGTGGTCGCCGAGCTGGCGGACCGCATCGCCGTGATGTACGCCGGCCGCATCGTCGAAACCGGCCCCGTGGATGAAGTCCTGGACGCGCCGCGCCATCCCTACACGCAGGGCTTGCTGCGCTCGATGCCCGGCACCGCGCAGCCCGGCGCCCGCCTGCGGCAGATCGACGGCATGGCCCCCAGCCTGGCGGCCCGGCCGTCCGGCTGCCCTTTCCGGCCACGCTGCGGCAACGCGATCACACGCTGTACCGAACAATTCCCCGGCCCCACACGCGAAGGCGCACGCACCTTCCATTGCTACGCGCCCGTGGGGCGTGCAGGAGGTTCGGCATGA
- a CDS encoding ABC transporter ATP-binding protein: MNARRQEGTSVQAPVIELRDIHKRFEQRPDLAQRLLALTGRKVDRAVVHAVNGVNLSIAAGEVVGLVGESGCGKSTLGRVVAGLYAPSQGELRYNGRPVGELRGRERLDYVLGVQMVFQDPQASLNPRHRVRQILGEALKVHKLAPPADIPARVDSALADVGLGADYRDRFPHQISGGQRQRIGIARALMVAPSFLVCDEPVAALDVSIQAQVINLFMDLRERNNFTYLFISHDLGVVRHISDRVAIMYLGRIVETAPAAEIFSRANHPYTQALLAEVPDVKRRGRQFTPIQGEIPSPLAPPPGCAFHPRCPHAMPRCREQTPPLAEIAPAHWSACHLNDMAG; this comes from the coding sequence ATGAACGCGCGGCGACAGGAGGGTACATCGGTGCAGGCGCCCGTGATTGAATTGCGCGACATCCACAAGCGTTTCGAACAGCGTCCGGATCTGGCGCAGCGCCTGCTTGCCCTCACGGGCCGCAAGGTGGACCGCGCGGTGGTCCATGCCGTCAATGGCGTCAACCTGTCGATCGCGGCCGGGGAAGTGGTCGGCCTGGTGGGCGAATCGGGCTGCGGCAAATCCACGCTGGGCCGCGTGGTCGCGGGCCTGTACGCGCCCAGCCAGGGCGAGCTGCGCTACAACGGCCGGCCGGTCGGCGAACTGCGCGGACGCGAACGGCTGGACTATGTGCTGGGCGTACAGATGGTGTTCCAGGACCCGCAGGCGTCCCTGAACCCTCGCCACCGCGTGCGGCAGATCCTGGGCGAAGCCCTCAAGGTACATAAGCTCGCGCCGCCGGCCGACATCCCCGCGCGCGTGGATAGCGCACTGGCCGACGTGGGACTGGGCGCCGACTACCGCGACCGTTTCCCTCACCAGATTTCCGGCGGACAGCGCCAGCGCATCGGCATCGCCCGCGCGCTGATGGTGGCGCCGTCCTTCCTGGTCTGCGACGAACCGGTGGCGGCGCTGGACGTATCCATCCAGGCCCAGGTCATCAATCTGTTCATGGACCTGCGCGAACGCAACAACTTCACTTACCTGTTCATCAGCCACGACCTGGGCGTGGTGCGGCACATTTCCGATCGCGTGGCCATCATGTACCTGGGCCGCATCGTCGAGACCGCGCCAGCCGCGGAGATCTTCTCGCGCGCCAACCACCCGTACACGCAGGCGCTGCTGGCCGAAGTCCCGGATGTGAAGCGGCGCGGCCGGCAATTCACGCCCATCCAGGGCGAAATCCCGTCCCCGCTGGCGCCCCCGCCCGGCTGCGCCTTCCATCCGCGCTGCCCGCATGCCATGCCGCGCTGCCGCGAACAGACGCCGCCGCTGGCCGAGATCGCCCCCGCGCACTGGTCGGCCTGCCACCTGAACGATATGGCGGGCTGA
- a CDS encoding hydrolase, which yields MNASNAERISLDLNHPGRNAIPYVDEDRNSDRPFTLHTYRPYGYTPDRPVVFVQHGVLRNGDDYRDFWIPAADKHNLLIVAPTFSNETWPGTESYNNGRVFTPSGNVRAVAGWTYVLVERVFNDLRAAGVTEVEQAHLFGHSAGGQFVHRLMSSQSHAPFKAVTIGNPGWYTLPTFDHPYPEGLDGVGLTQDHLVRLLGYPMTILAGDQDIATSDPNLPSEPAAKRQGPHRYARAHNYFEAGKREATRLGVPFNWTLQSVPGIGHDGKAMSAVCASLWFEGRMPDDAEMARLAGKTVA from the coding sequence ATGAACGCCTCCAACGCCGAACGCATCAGCCTGGACTTGAATCACCCGGGCCGCAACGCCATTCCCTATGTCGACGAGGACCGCAACAGCGACCGGCCGTTCACCCTGCACACCTACCGGCCCTACGGCTACACGCCCGACCGGCCCGTGGTCTTCGTGCAGCATGGCGTGCTGCGCAACGGCGACGACTATCGCGACTTCTGGATTCCCGCCGCCGACAAGCACAACCTGCTGATCGTCGCGCCCACCTTCTCCAACGAGACCTGGCCCGGCACGGAAAGCTACAACAACGGCCGTGTGTTCACGCCCAGCGGCAACGTGCGCGCGGTGGCGGGCTGGACCTACGTGCTGGTCGAACGGGTGTTCAACGACCTGCGCGCCGCCGGCGTCACCGAAGTCGAGCAGGCCCACCTGTTCGGCCATTCGGCGGGCGGCCAGTTCGTGCACCGGCTGATGAGCAGCCAGTCGCACGCGCCGTTCAAGGCCGTCACCATCGGCAATCCCGGCTGGTACACCCTGCCCACCTTCGATCATCCCTATCCCGAGGGCCTGGACGGCGTGGGCCTGACGCAAGACCATCTGGTGCGGCTGCTGGGCTATCCCATGACCATCCTGGCGGGCGACCAGGACATCGCGACCAGCGACCCCAACCTGCCGTCCGAACCGGCGGCCAAGCGCCAGGGCCCGCATCGCTACGCGCGCGCGCACAATTACTTCGAAGCCGGCAAGCGCGAAGCCACGCGGCTGGGCGTGCCGTTCAACTGGACGCTGCAGTCGGTGCCCGGCATCGGCCACGACGGCAAGGCCATGTCGGCTGTCTGCGCCAGCCTGTGGTTCGAAGGCCGTATGCCGGACGACGCGGAAATGGCCAGGCTGGCCGGCAAGACGGTGGCTTGA